One Cystobacter fuscus DSM 2262 genomic window carries:
- a CDS encoding class I SAM-dependent rRNA methyltransferase, which produces MPKPPFGPRPDRRPGPAPAGRKRPSHRPEQVAPDRTTPDIGPDGLPQVSLVRRGVERWQAGHPWIYRADLNGDPALEGGEVVRVVDGRGWFLGKAFYSKQSKISLRWLSYEDVPVDTDFFRQRLALADAMRQRALPGETTYRVVHGEADLLPGLVVDRYGDCLSVQFLTPGTEQRKALFVELLTELFKPRAIVNRSDVGVRALEGLPQEKGVLTGSLPGPVAYDEGLVRVRADLLEGQKTGSFLDQRENHVMASQYAFGEALDCFSYVGGFALQLATRAKHVTAVEISDVAAAQLRANAAANKLSNVDVVVANAFDYLRDTLDEGKRFDTIVLDPPSFAKNKDAIAGALRGYKEINLRAIQLLRPGGYLISASCTYHIDEQGFEDMLASAAADAKRRVQIVEKRGAGKDHPVLLNLRETRYLKCFVLRVL; this is translated from the coding sequence ATGCCCAAGCCCCCCTTCGGTCCCCGTCCTGATCGCCGCCCCGGTCCCGCCCCCGCCGGGCGCAAACGCCCCTCGCACCGCCCCGAGCAGGTCGCCCCGGATCGCACCACGCCGGACATCGGGCCGGATGGGCTGCCCCAGGTGTCGCTCGTGCGCCGGGGCGTCGAGCGCTGGCAGGCGGGCCATCCGTGGATCTACCGCGCCGACCTCAACGGCGACCCCGCCCTGGAGGGCGGCGAGGTGGTGCGCGTGGTGGACGGGCGGGGCTGGTTCCTCGGCAAGGCCTTCTATTCCAAGCAGTCGAAGATCTCCCTGCGCTGGCTGTCCTACGAGGACGTGCCGGTGGACACGGACTTCTTCCGCCAGCGCCTGGCCCTCGCGGACGCGATGCGCCAGCGCGCCCTGCCCGGCGAGACCACGTACCGCGTGGTGCACGGCGAGGCGGACCTGTTGCCCGGGCTCGTGGTGGACCGCTACGGCGACTGCCTGAGCGTGCAGTTCCTCACCCCCGGCACCGAGCAGCGCAAGGCCCTGTTCGTGGAGCTGCTCACCGAGCTGTTCAAGCCCCGCGCCATCGTCAACCGCTCGGACGTGGGCGTGCGCGCGCTGGAGGGGCTGCCCCAGGAGAAGGGCGTGCTCACGGGCTCGCTGCCCGGGCCCGTGGCCTATGACGAGGGGCTGGTGCGCGTGCGCGCGGACCTGTTGGAGGGACAGAAGACGGGCTCGTTCCTGGACCAGCGGGAGAACCACGTCATGGCGTCACAGTACGCCTTCGGCGAGGCGCTGGATTGCTTCTCCTACGTGGGCGGCTTCGCGCTGCAACTGGCCACCCGGGCCAAGCATGTCACGGCGGTGGAGATCTCGGACGTGGCGGCGGCCCAGCTGCGCGCGAACGCGGCGGCCAACAAGCTCTCCAACGTGGACGTGGTGGTGGCCAACGCCTTCGACTACCTGCGCGACACGCTGGACGAGGGCAAGCGCTTCGACACCATCGTGTTGGACCCGCCCTCGTTCGCCAAGAACAAGGACGCCATCGCCGGAGCGCTGCGCGGCTACAAGGAGATCAACCTGCGCGCCATCCAGCTCTTGCGGCCGGGCGGCTACCTCATCTCCGCGAGCTGCACGTACCACATCGACGAGCAGGGCTTCGAGGACATGCTGGCCTCGGCGGCGGCGGACGCGAAGCGGCGGGTGCAGATCGTCGAGAAGCGGGGCGCGGGCAAGGATCACCCCGTGTTGTTGAACCTGCGCGAGACGCGCTACCTCAAGTGCTTCGTGCTGCGGGTGCTCTGA
- a CDS encoding YkgJ family cysteine cluster protein, whose amino-acid sequence MRGRDWDDEGGEEGDERPSSGGTHEEERALKELRTVYRQADAAYAPFSCPASGECCQLAKTRRQPWLWWPEWLLLARRHPLPPPRKDGGCPYLDAEGRRCTVYADRPFGCRTFFCERIRGPARQPADTVTTLLVRLERISQRLMPTLTGPRELLDWHAEALSGNGPEEEEP is encoded by the coding sequence ATGCGCGGCCGGGACTGGGACGACGAGGGCGGCGAGGAGGGCGACGAGCGGCCCTCGTCCGGGGGCACCCACGAGGAGGAGCGGGCGCTCAAGGAGCTGCGCACCGTCTACCGGCAGGCGGACGCGGCCTACGCCCCCTTCTCCTGCCCGGCCAGTGGCGAGTGCTGCCAGCTCGCCAAGACGCGGCGCCAGCCCTGGCTGTGGTGGCCCGAGTGGCTCTTGCTCGCGCGCCGCCACCCGCTGCCCCCGCCCCGGAAGGACGGAGGCTGTCCCTACCTGGACGCCGAGGGCCGACGCTGCACCGTGTACGCGGACCGGCCCTTCGGCTGCCGCACCTTCTTCTGCGAGCGCATCCGGGGCCCGGCCCGCCAGCCCGCGGACACGGTGACCACCCTGCTGGTGCGCCTGGAGCGCATCTCCCAGCGCCTGATGCCCACGTTGACGGGCCCCCGGGAGCTGCTCGACTGGCACGCGGAGGCCCTCTCCGGAAACGGGCCCGAGGAGGAGGAGCCATGA
- a CDS encoding glycerate kinase has product MSRWLVAPQEFKGTLTATEAATALAEGLRQGAPGVELDVAPLADGGPGTVDALLTGVGGERVVRTVTGPLGQPVRATYGVLDGGRTAVIEMAAASGLSLLAAGERDARRASTTGTGELMRDALERGCQRLILGLGGSATTDGGSGALTALGWRFLDASGTPLPLGGAALQRLARVDASGAHPRLAEVELLVATDVTSPLLGADGAARLFGPQKGADAAAVEELEAALAHFAEVLSPGLAQTSGGGAAGGFGYGLVALARGRIVSGYTLVARTLRLSERLAAAQAVLTGEGRFDRQTALGKGPGALAKEARALGRRTVMFAGQVTPDASAEGSPFDEVIDLSARKDSETSAAESLRQAGARWAAHHARTP; this is encoded by the coding sequence ATGAGCCGTTGGCTCGTCGCTCCGCAGGAGTTCAAGGGCACCCTCACGGCCACCGAGGCCGCCACCGCCCTCGCCGAGGGGCTGCGCCAGGGCGCGCCCGGGGTGGAGCTGGACGTGGCGCCACTCGCGGATGGAGGGCCCGGCACGGTGGACGCGCTCCTCACCGGCGTGGGCGGAGAGCGCGTGGTCCGCACCGTCACCGGCCCCCTCGGCCAGCCCGTACGAGCCACCTATGGCGTGTTGGACGGGGGACGCACCGCCGTCATCGAGATGGCCGCCGCCTCGGGCCTGTCGCTGCTCGCCGCCGGGGAGCGGGACGCGCGGCGCGCCTCCACCACCGGAACGGGCGAGTTGATGCGCGACGCGCTGGAGCGGGGCTGCCAGCGGCTCATCCTCGGCCTCGGGGGAAGCGCCACCACCGATGGAGGCAGCGGGGCACTCACGGCGCTCGGCTGGCGCTTCCTCGACGCGAGCGGCACTCCCCTCCCCCTGGGAGGCGCGGCGCTCCAACGGCTCGCCCGCGTGGACGCGAGCGGCGCCCATCCCCGGCTCGCCGAGGTGGAGTTGCTCGTGGCCACGGACGTCACCTCGCCGCTGTTGGGAGCGGATGGAGCCGCGCGCCTCTTCGGCCCCCAGAAGGGCGCGGACGCAGCGGCCGTGGAGGAGCTGGAAGCGGCCCTGGCCCACTTCGCCGAGGTCCTCTCGCCCGGCCTCGCCCAGACATCGGGAGGCGGCGCGGCGGGAGGGTTCGGCTATGGCCTGGTGGCGCTGGCTCGGGGGAGGATCGTCTCCGGGTACACGCTGGTGGCGCGGACGCTGCGGTTGTCCGAGCGACTCGCCGCCGCACAGGCCGTGCTCACCGGGGAAGGCCGCTTCGACCGGCAGACCGCGCTCGGCAAGGGCCCGGGAGCCCTGGCGAAGGAGGCCCGGGCGCTCGGCCGGCGCACGGTGATGTTCGCGGGCCAGGTCACTCCGGACGCGAGCGCGGAGGGCTCTCCGTTCGACGAGGTCATCGA